One window of the Eucalyptus grandis isolate ANBG69807.140 chromosome 6, ASM1654582v1, whole genome shotgun sequence genome contains the following:
- the LOC104452071 gene encoding UDP-glycosyltransferase 79B9: MESHKNSRKLRVVMFPWLGISHATQFLHLSNKLAQNGHQVTVLLPRKAQLKLESLNQHQNLIHFSSITIPQVDGLPSGAETPSDVPVQLHRSLYTAFDQTRDQILPLLIDLKPDIVFYDFAPWIPAITRPMNVKAIYYVATGVAGLGLRLTPARKISKGVTVEELMHPPPGYPSSWVVPEEAFQALFLAEELGSRMSFYDRITTSLRECDAIATRTYLELEGKYCNYLGEQYGKRVLCSGPVMPQAHVEHLEERWVSWLNMFGPSSVVFCAFGSEIKLTKEKLQEILLGFELGGHPFLVALATPRGCDRIEEAFPDGFGERTRERGLVSGDWVPQSLILKHPSVGCFVTHCGYASMWESLLSDCKILTFPQIADQFMTSRLLVDELGVAVEVKKEGERESFLSKESLSEAIKLVMDKDGEVASRLKTNHAKLKDVIAGEGLQEKYMRTFLQNLQSLVGSSKSSDA; this comes from the coding sequence ATGGAAAGCCATAAAAACTCAAGAAAGCTTCGTGTAGTCATGTTCCCATGGTTGGGTATTAGTCACGCCACCCAATTTCTACATCTCTCAAACAAACTAGCCCAAAATGGGCACCAAGTGACCGTCTTATTGCCCCGAAAGGCGCAGCTTAAGTTGGAGTCGCTAAACCAACACCAAAACCTCATTCACTTCTCCTCCATTACCATCCCCCAAGTAGATGGCCTCCCTTCCGGCGCAGAAACCCCCTCCGACGTCCCCGTCCAACTCCACCGCTCGCTGTACACCGCCTTTGACCAGACTCGAGATCAGATCCTGCCCCTTTTGATTGACCTCAAGCCTGACATCGTTTTCTACGACTTTGCCCCTTGGATCCCCGCCATAACCCGGCCAATGAACGTCAAGGCGATTTACTACGTCGCAACTGGTGTGGCGGGCCTTGGACTCAGGCTTACCCCGGCAAGGAAGATCTCAAAGGGAGTCACCGTGGAAGAACTAATGCACCCACCACCGGGCTATCCGTCTTCGTGGGTAGTCCCTGAGGAGGCCTTTCAAGCGTTGTTCCTGGCTGAAGAGCTCGGAAGCAGAATGTCGTTCTACGACCGAATCACTACGAGCCTAAGGGAGTGCGATGCCATTGCCACGAGGACATATCTTGAACTGGAAGGCAAGTATTGTAACTACCTTGGGGAGCAGTACGGGAAAAGAGTGCTCTGCAGTGGACCTGTCATGCCTCAAGCTCACGTGGAACACCTGGAAGAGAGATGGGTTTCCTGGCTGAACATGTTCGGGCCGAGCTCGGTTGTGTTCTGTGCTTTTGGGAGCGAGATCAAGCTGACAAAAGAGAAGTTGCAAGAGATACTTCTAGGGTTTGAGCTAGGCGGGCATCCATTCCTTGTGGCTTTGGCTACCCCACGAGGATGCGATCGAATCGAAGAAGCATTTCCAGATGGGTTTGGGGAGAGGACCCGAGAGAGGGGCTTGGTTAGTGGGGACTGGGTGCCTCAGTCGCTGATACTGAAACACCCATCTGTCGGGTGCTTCGTGACTCACTGTGGGTATGCGTCGATGTGGGAGTCCTTGCTCAGCGACTGCAAGATATTGACGTTCCCGCAGATTGCAGACCAGTTCATGACTTCGAGGTTGCTGGTGGATGAGTTGGGCGTTGCTGTTGAAGTGAAGAAAgaaggggagagggagagtTTCCTGAGCAAGGAGAGCTTGAGTGAGGCCATCAAGTTGGTGATGGACAAAGATGGTGAAGTCGCGTCGAGGCTTAAAACTAACCATGCTAAATTGAAGGATGTTATTGCTGGGGAAGGCTTGCAAGAAAAGTACATGCGTACTTTCCTTCAGAATCTGCAATCCCTTGTGGGGAGTTCAAAATCATCGGACGCTTGA
- the LOC120294581 gene encoding signaling peptide TAXIMIN 2-like, whose amino-acid sequence MGEGECRPLGFLIGLPFAFVAVILSLLGAVVWVLGTILSCLCPCCICCVGVAKLAVSLLKLPIKILRWFTEKIPC is encoded by the exons ATGGGAGAAGGAGAGTGCAGGCCGCTGGGATTCTTGATAGGCTTGCCCTTTGCTTTCGTTGCCGTGATTCTGTCTCTTCTGGGTGCAGTGGTTTGGGTCCTCGG GACTATACTGAGTTGCCTGTGCCCTTGCTGCATATGCTGTGTTGGGGTGGCAAAGCTGGCCGTGAGCCTTCTCAAGCTTCCCATCAAGATTCTCCGGTGGTTCACTGAGAAGATTCCTTGTTGA